A genomic window from Planktothrix sp. FACHB-1365 includes:
- a CDS encoding HNH endonuclease signature motif containing protein — translation MKKLIPFNSEYSVTPDGQVFKGDKLLKQHTKGCVRVSLSRKLYLVSEIVAATYLPKPQNATKLVYLDGNNLNVSLENLMWVSDNYEEIDFEFVEFKGKSFRHISHLETKQYYISEAGEILNFATQKIINPVCDSMGYARFTYYFRQMDHLEKRTIAVHILVYATYRGQYDDSVFEINHIDGNKLNNHLSNLEIVSHQENIIHAVQLGLQSRKYPDSTIKSIATMLLNDCSWTEIYNFLCEKHSELNKTTAFSLINSVAHNPSCYPDLCQEVGLVKSSTTS, via the coding sequence ATGAAAAAGCTTATTCCCTTTAATTCCGAATATAGTGTCACTCCTGATGGACAAGTTTTCAAAGGAGATAAATTATTGAAACAGCACACGAAAGGCTGCGTTCGTGTGTCCCTTTCAAGAAAACTATATTTGGTTTCAGAAATTGTTGCTGCGACTTATTTACCCAAACCCCAAAATGCCACTAAGTTAGTTTACTTGGATGGTAACAATCTCAATGTTTCTCTTGAAAACTTGATGTGGGTCAGTGACAATTATGAAGAAATTGATTTTGAGTTTGTTGAATTTAAGGGAAAAAGTTTTCGGCATATAAGCCATTTAGAAACCAAACAATATTATATTAGTGAGGCAGGAGAAATCTTAAATTTTGCCACACAGAAAATAATTAATCCTGTTTGTGATTCTATGGGTTATGCTCGATTTACTTATTATTTTCGACAAATGGATCATCTTGAAAAACGAACGATTGCTGTCCATATTCTAGTTTATGCAACTTATCGTGGACAGTATGACGATTCGGTATTTGAGATCAATCATATTGACGGGAACAAGTTAAATAATCATTTATCCAATCTTGAAATAGTTTCTCACCAAGAAAATATAATTCATGCAGTACAGCTAGGACTACAAAGTCGTAAATACCCTGATTCTACAATCAAGTCTATTGCGACAATGTTGCTGAATGACTGTTCATGGACTGAAATCTATAACTTTCTTTGTGAAAAGCACAGTGAATTAAACAAGACAACTGCATTTTCGCTAATTAATAGCGTTGCTCATAATCCGTCTTGTTATCCTGATTTATGTCAAGAAGTTGGATTGGTCAAAAGTTCAACGACTAGCTGA
- a CDS encoding GIY-YIG nuclease family protein — MASLTGVVYQIKNLKNGKIYIGCTTINFGNRLAQHIRSIGQIKTDLYDDMEKDIKDFSFCVIEDNIPCRDLRKRESHWIHFFQSTVNGYNQVIFNGNEKLTEHNIWEIKDLIITTNLKFLEIADMYRISPDAIADINLGRAWLDESAEYPLRKRTIKRKKLSENDIYQIYELLRDQTLSFKQITERYGWSSEAVLRKINNGKLSRS, encoded by the coding sequence ATGGCAAGTTTAACAGGTGTTGTCTATCAGATTAAAAATCTTAAAAACGGCAAGATTTATATCGGTTGCACAACAATTAATTTTGGCAATAGGCTGGCGCAACATATCCGTAGTATAGGGCAAATTAAAACAGACCTATATGATGATATGGAAAAAGACATTAAGGATTTTTCTTTTTGTGTTATTGAAGATAACATCCCATGTCGTGATTTGAGAAAAAGAGAGTCACATTGGATTCATTTTTTTCAATCTACAGTCAATGGCTATAATCAAGTCATTTTTAATGGAAATGAGAAACTAACAGAACACAATATTTGGGAGATTAAAGATTTAATTATTACTACAAATCTTAAATTCCTAGAAATTGCTGATATGTACAGGATCTCACCTGATGCAATCGCTGATATAAATCTTGGTCGCGCATGGCTAGATGAATCTGCCGAGTATCCCTTGAGAAAGCGGACTATTAAAAGGAAAAAACTTTCTGAGAATGATATTTACCAGATTTATGAATTGCTGCGTGATCAGACACTATCTTTTAAACAAATTACTGAAAGATATGGGTGGTCAAGTGAAGCCGTTTTAAGAAAAATTAATAATGGTAAGCTGTCACGCAGTTAA
- a CDS encoding ribonucleotide-diphosphate reductase subunit beta: MGSSVIYFYNLASRMLMPGSADIFKMINRDELSHVRLFQKLIPEAMQVFTHSIDQIYEMFNTAVEHECKWTNHIVGNNILGITESSTEQYTKYLANIRLRSIGLEPLYPDKKYSKSPYTHLERFSDTKKEAHTKANFFEASVTSYVMSSGVSGWDEI; the protein is encoded by the coding sequence ATGGGTAGTAGCGTTATCTACTTCTACAATTTAGCGTCACGGATGTTAATGCCGGGATCTGCTGATATTTTCAAAATGATTAATAGGGACGAATTGAGTCATGTTCGGTTATTCCAAAAATTGATTCCTGAAGCCATGCAAGTGTTTACCCACTCCATTGATCAAATCTATGAAATGTTCAATACTGCCGTTGAACATGAATGTAAATGGACGAATCATATTGTGGGGAATAATATCTTAGGAATCACGGAATCTAGCACCGAACAATACACCAAATATCTAGCAAATATTCGGTTGCGTTCTATCGGTTTAGAACCCCTTTATCCCGATAAAAAATACAGCAAAAGTCCCTATACCCATTTAGAACGCTTCTCAGATACCAAAAAAGAAGCGCATACTAAAGCCAATTTCTTTGAAGCCAGCGTCACCAGTTATGTGATGTCTTCCGGCGTCAGTGGTTGGGACGAAATTTAA
- a CDS encoding 2OG-Fe(II) oxygenase, giving the protein MNTIPPKTNTLISTDQLQNLINQSIKTLETLLKDQKVSPSDRANIALKILEMAGDSAVTPLESLKLSSISNNSIVSPLPTKTIEILPTSTPIVAENSLTILPANYVQIENFFTLEKNREALKIALKQSSKFVDSKTTTKAINYRKSSILYATLFPDFYEFLRKKLIATLPSILTQLNLSPFTVSQVEMQLTAHNDGCFYKIHNDSGSSETNTRIISYVYYFHKQPKNFSGGNLRLYATEWQNGYALNEREFIDIEPHNNSIVFFDSRCKHEVMPVSCPSRRFEDGRFTLNGWFRAG; this is encoded by the coding sequence ATGAATACTATCCCCCCTAAAACCAATACCCTAATTTCCACAGACCAACTCCAAAATTTAATCAATCAGTCAATTAAAACCTTAGAAACTCTGCTTAAAGATCAGAAAGTTTCTCCTTCTGATCGAGCGAATATTGCTTTAAAAATATTAGAAATGGCAGGAGACTCTGCTGTTACTCCTCTTGAATCTTTAAAATTATCTTCTATTTCTAATAATTCTATTGTTTCCCCACTCCCAACAAAAACTATTGAAATCCTTCCAACTTCAACCCCAATTGTTGCAGAGAATAGTTTGACAATTTTGCCAGCTAATTATGTACAAATTGAGAACTTTTTTACCCTAGAAAAAAATAGAGAAGCCTTAAAAATTGCTTTAAAACAATCGAGTAAATTCGTTGATTCTAAAACAACAACTAAAGCTATTAATTATCGTAAATCTTCTATTCTCTATGCAACATTATTTCCTGATTTTTATGAATTTCTCCGTAAAAAATTAATCGCTACACTACCTTCTATTTTAACTCAATTAAATCTTTCACCCTTTACCGTTTCGCAAGTTGAAATGCAATTAACGGCTCATAATGATGGGTGTTTTTATAAAATTCATAATGATTCAGGTAGTTCTGAAACAAATACTCGTATTATTTCTTATGTCTATTATTTTCATAAACAACCCAAAAACTTTTCGGGAGGAAATTTAAGACTGTATGCAACGGAATGGCAAAATGGTTATGCTTTAAATGAACGGGAATTTATTGATATTGAACCCCATAATAATAGTATCGTTTTTTTTGATAGTCGTTGCAAACATGAGGTTATGCCCGTTAGTTGTCCATCCCGACGGTTTGAAGATGGACGCTTTACCCTTAATGGTTGGTTTCGCGCTGGCTAA
- a CDS encoding YiaA/YiaB family inner membrane protein, with amino-acid sequence MSNKQMLAQKDTPAWILQVWVSFILAVSTTAVGIAYLPVDIWVKGFMGMGLTFSVGSSFTLAKTIRDNHEAEKLLSKVDQAKLEKLLAEYNPIK; translated from the coding sequence ATGAGTAATAAACAAATGTTAGCGCAAAAAGACACACCCGCTTGGATTCTTCAAGTTTGGGTTTCATTTATTCTGGCTGTTTCTACAACTGCGGTTGGGATTGCTTACCTTCCCGTTGATATTTGGGTCAAAGGATTTATGGGAATGGGGTTAACGTTTTCGGTGGGTTCCTCTTTTACTTTAGCAAAAACGATTCGAGATAATCACGAAGCCGAAAAACTGTTATCTAAAGTTGATCAAGCTAAATTAGAGAAATTATTAGCTGAATATAACCCGATAAAATAG